The genomic region GATACAGTTGCTACTTGGAAATTGACCATGGCTCTGTAAGTGAGTTGCCATTTCTTCCAGCAACTTTCTTAACTCCTCATTTCTTGGGTGTGATTTGTCGCCCTTTCGGAACTCATATACAATACCATTGACTTCAATTAAACTGCAACCAGGAGTCTTCttcagttttctttctttcattgccTTTCTCAACTTTAGCGCGTCTTTCCACCTATTTGCAGATGAATAGATGTTTGACATGAGTATATATGCACCATCTCTTACAGGTTCGATGTCAACAAGTTTTTCCATTACACTTTCCCCAAGCTCAACTTTTCCATGAATGCTACAAGCTCCTAGTAATGCACCCCAAACAAATGCATCAGGCTCAATTGGCATATTTGCTATGAATTCTTCTGCCTCACTTATTAGTCCAGCACGGCCTAAAAGATCAACCATACAGCCATAGTGCTCTGTTTGAGGTTGCAGATTATAAACTCTTGACATGTCTTCAAAGTGCTTCCAACCCTCCTCCACCAGCCCTGCATGACTACATGCAGAAAGAACACCAACAAACGTCACGTCATCCGGTTTGACACCCACAACAGGCATCTCCGCAAAGATTTCCAATGCTCTCTCAGCTTCTCCATTCATTGCAAATCCAACAATCATAGCTGTATAAGAGAAAACATCTCTACATTTCATGGAATGAAACACCCCAAAAGCTTGTTCTACGCTTCCGCACTTAGCATACATATCCACCAACGCATTTCCTATAAAACCATCTGCCTTGATTCGATTTTTATCAACATACGCATGAACCCACTTTCCAAATTCAAGCTTCCCAAGATTACCACAAGCATTCAGAACGGCAACTAGAGTAACATTGTCAGGCTTAAGACCTATCTTTTGCATGTCATGAAAGACATCTAACGCTTCCTTAAATTGTCCTTGTTGAACTAGACCAGATATCATGGAATTCCAAGAAACAACATTTTTAACAGGCATTAAATTAAACAACTGACGAGCTGAATCCACATCGCCACACTTCATGTACATATCAACCAATGCATTGTCAACAAAAACATCCGAACCAATATCATGAAAGTTGCatatattttcatgaatttgGGTCCCTAAACTCAAGTCTCCCAGCCTTGAACAAGCGGAAAGGACGACGACCAGTGTCATTTTATCGGGTCTTAAATTTTCTCTACACATGTCAAAGTAAGCCTGAATGGCTTCCTTGGCAAAACCCGTTTTAACAAAAGCTTGAATAATGGTAGTCCAAGAGACCAAGTCTCTCTCAGGACTTTGATCGAACAAGTTTCGAACGTTATCAATGATCCCACAAACAGCATAAAGCCGCATGAGAGTGTTGAGAACATAAACATTGGAATTAAGATTAAACTTAATGGAATGTGCGTGGACTTGTTGGCCTTCTTCCAGGGCATGGAATTTGGCGCATGCTTTGAGGACATAAGGAATAGTGTAAGTGTCCGGATAAATACCCTTGGTTATCATTTCTCTGTACAATGCCATGGCTTCCAAAGAATTTGAGAGGGCTTGGATTAtagaattatgaaaatgcaCTTGCAAATATGGAGCTTTTAAGTGGCTGAGAAGTTCCCTGGCATAATTAAGGCTCTCAGGGGAAGAAAGAGGGCTGAGAGATGATAAAATTTTGGAGTAGAGGAGTTGGGTTTGGAGAGGTCTTGTTTTGATGGTTAAAGCATGGAGTTGTTTAAATTGTTCTGTAGATTGGCATAATTCTAAAGTATCAAAGGGATTATTGATGTAATTGGAATGTGGGATTTTGGGAGGAGTATTGGTATAGTTAATAATATTTGCAGAGGAAAAGATGAAAGGTTTTTGCATTCTGGAGAGAATGGAAGGGAGTTTAAGCATAACATTTGAGGAGGTTTCCtaccaaagaaaaataagaggtTGTGGAACAATGGTAGTGGGAATGTTGCTGAGGTTTATACTAGCGAAATTCCATTATTTTCAAGTGATATGTTTCTGGGCAAAACTGTGATGAAATATCCTATCACTCTCTTATTTATCTTTGCTAAATAAATGCAGTCCACTGTAAACTCCAGGTGAGTAGATTATTTCGAAGAGGGCAATcggtattttaatttaaaggtTAGATTCAAACTTGGACAAATAAGCATCATATATATGAGTGGTTAGGCTCAATCATTTGAGAGTTTAGTCTATAGCTCTGCTCTTGTTTAAACTAAGAGCCATAAGAAATTATAGCCAGGCCATCGAATGGGAAATCCTTGCAACCAGCACTCACCTGTTTGATTTGCCATAATATAATTAGATTAGTGCAAATTTGGAAGGCTTGGAGTTATGGTTTTAGGCAacatgaaaaaccattgtgtaTGAATGATCAAGTTATTTCCCTAATCATAATATAAAAGGCAAAGCTTCATACAGATTTTATTGAAATCCATccataaataaaatatctcgTTGAAGACCATACGAGTAGACGGGATCTGCAATTCAATTTCAGTAAATTTTGGGACCACGAGTTTGTCAACGTCAAACTAATTAACCAATCACATGAATTTATATCATTTAGTTAgtccttatatatatatgaaaaactagtggcagaattttatttttattttttttttgagacgATATGAATAAGAGTTGAAAGGAACAAAacttaatgatattttttatattacaatatacattttctaaaaaaaaaatacaatatatataatttatgtaTGTTAAAAGTTATCCTTAAATAGACTAATTAGTTGACATTTGTATAATCTAATTGTTTGACACATGATGACTTGATTTGGGTTGAAttcaagtttttgttttttttttttgaaaagttttttttgAATTCAAGTTGATGGAAGAGTTTCAAGCtgattttggaccttttgaATTTATGTTCCTTAGAACTTAAACCTTCACTGTTCTTGAgttcttttacatttttaattttttttttcattttaagctGATTGAGCTCGCAGCATTGTACGGGCCTTTTTctattataagtttaaaatCACTCATTGAACTTCTtcacaagagaaaaagtaaCAATGCATTTTGAGTCTCGTGATTTAACTTACCATAAACCAATCAGGAAAAGCACTTtgattttagtattttagaaaatttccTATGACTTTGATACTCTATCATTTGTAATGCCAAAAAgttaaaactatatatattaaaatttgttatCTGGTATAGAAAAAGTaaggattttaaatatttaaaaagaaatagtccaaatagaaaagtaaaaaacctATTTAatgtaatattatatatattgtctATTAGACATGTAGTTTGTTGTCATGTTACGATCgtttaacttattaatttaTGGTAAAAGATGTTCACTacattaatgaattaaatCCATGATATTTGTgcaatatttcatttttacttACCATATGTAAAACTCAATTTTTgaagttgtaatttttttaaaatgtttcaaaTTCATCGATTAATTACCATTAATATTTGACAAAATTTGTCACCTTTAGCACCATATGAATGTCTTTGTAACTATCAACATGAcagtaaaaaaagaaatggatcCAAACACTTAAAAAgagtgttttctttttaacaatcaaattatacttttattaaaaGTGGGAAACATAACCTCAGTCCAAGGTCTAAAGATGAGACTCTTAATTGCCTTAATTAAATCTAAATTCTGGCAACGGTGTGAGGATGCCAAGCTAATTGTCTGCACTGCTACACTATTATCAATCTGTAAATCAATATTTCTGTAACCCAATTCCCAAGCCAATGAGAGCCCCTTGAAAATGCCCTATAATTCAGCCATAAATGCTGAACACTTTTCCAACTTCATAGAGAATCCACTCAACCAGTTCTCATGTTCGTCCCGAAGTACCCCTCCTGCTGCAACTTTGCATCGAGATTTCCTGAATGCACCATCAGCGTTTAGTGCTATACAACTTGCTACAAGGGGCGACCAGCCAACAGATATTTCCTCTTTTCGTGAAGGGCAATAACCTTCCTGAGTAGAGCTTAAATTAGCAAGGTAAACATCCAAAGACCAGCTTTGTATAATAATTAACCTGCCTTCCATTGAAACAGTCTTGTTCTGAAGCACAAACAGGTTTCTCCATTtccaaaacataaaaaaaaaaattaatttttgctttaacttttttttgttataaatttatacTTAAGAAGGATAAAACAATGAAGTGTTTTAACCTTTGGCCAAGGTTAAGCCAAGTTgttataaacttttttttcttaatcctTCAATGATTTGTTTTgaccaaattaaaaaaaaaaaaaaaagaggaaactGTGAGGTCCCAATTAAGAATAATGATAATTGGCCAAAAAAATAATGACAAAACAGTTGTAAAAATCGAATATAATCGAAGATTATAATAGGATGAGCTTTCTTTAGACAAATACAACCTGCAAAGGAAATAAAGATTAACCATTAACGAGACTCTCCATTTATTTATAAGAAAGGACCAAAACAATAGGATCAATTTGGTAGTCATTCAATATTTATATTACAACAAAATTCTAACAGTAACCTAaacatttatattatattattatataacatCTTCCAATAGATACAAACAGTCAAAGGTATCCCCAAATAAACTTAAACGTTAATGTTGCAGGTGTTTTTTGGGGATGTAACGTATAGGTGGAGCTAGGTGCAAGCCCAACCTCTCAAGCTGTTATTTTACTGGGATGTCC from Theobroma cacao cultivar B97-61/B2 chromosome 9, Criollo_cocoa_genome_V2, whole genome shotgun sequence harbors:
- the LOC18589804 gene encoding pentatricopeptide repeat-containing protein At1g08070, chloroplastic — translated: MLKLPSILSRMQKPFIFSSANIINYTNTPPKIPHSNYINNPFDTLELCQSTEQFKQLHALTIKTRPLQTQLLYSKILSSLSPLSSPESLNYARELLSHLKAPYLQVHFHNSIIQALSNSLEAMALYREMITKGIYPDTYTIPYVLKACAKFHALEEGQQVHAHSIKFNLNSNVYVLNTLMRLYAVCGIIDNVRNLFDQSPERDLVSWTTIIQAFVKTGFAKEAIQAYFDMCRENLRPDKMTLVVVLSACSRLGDLSLGTQIHENICNFHDIGSDVFVDNALVDMYMKCGDVDSARQLFNLMPVKNVVSWNSMISGLVQQGQFKEALDVFHDMQKIGLKPDNVTLVAVLNACGNLGKLEFGKWVHAYVDKNRIKADGFIGNALVDMYAKCGSVEQAFGVFHSMKCRDVFSYTAMIVGFAMNGEAERALEIFAEMPVVGVKPDDVTFVGVLSACSHAGLVEEGWKHFEDMSRVYNLQPQTEHYGCMVDLLGRAGLISEAEEFIANMPIEPDAFVWGALLGACSIHGKVELGESVMEKLVDIEPVRDGAYILMSNIYSSANRWKDALKLRKAMKERKLKKTPGCSLIEVNGIVYEFRKGDKSHPRNEELRKLLEEMATHLQSHGQFPSSNCIS